Proteins found in one Cheilinus undulatus linkage group 9, ASM1832078v1, whole genome shotgun sequence genomic segment:
- the si:dkey-234i14.6 gene encoding uncharacterized protein si:dkey-234i14.6: protein MGGLQAGNAGVGDMGENAEERYRALAYDTALSTLVAVCVYVVVKVSLDGIRQWRARISVLIVGSGPVGLTAALVAVRSGKVLKLTVLDERYRTALLCRPQQIALDPRSVKFLLGLGVDFDNMEGCWHNEHFFTRIGVFQEYLLSILEQKKQKVEVKVQLGTKFTEEYLRKIPQNNWPRVIVVADGSCGDSCSVLGISSDYTVESCHAYGANAAIERLDQRQVPTPEIRAHSLYFDLSAYGVEALREHRNPAFKTGFHLKIYGTFRNRYMALVCPASDTKMVRFLRHTANSSIMKNIFHQSFNAYKTDIEPRLSDVTLHHMQCSRRLFEIQLSHRRISAAYIEGDDVAVTVEGEAARVLNFDTGCGVNLGMRGLESMGSFIYRTATAVDQNDILEALSAKMQHSRQVAESIKQTGLAESMYD from the exons ATGGGCGGGCTGCAGGCAGGAAACGCTGGAGTTGGCGACATGGGGGAAAACGCAGAAGAGAGGTACCGCGCGCTCGCCTATGACACCGCGCTGAGCACCCTGGTGGCCGTTTGCGTCTACGTGGTGGTCAAAGTGAGCCTGGACGGCATCAGGCAGTGGCGGGCCAGGATCTCGGTGCTCATCGTGGGGTCTGGTCCCGTGGGGCTGACGGCTGCCCTGGTTGCTGTCCGCTCCGGGAAGGTGCTGAAACTGACCGTGCTGGATGAGAGGTACCGGACCGCCCTGCTCTGCCGGCCGCAGCAGATCGCCCTGGACCCCCGCAGTGTCAAGTTCTTGCTGGGACTCGGGGTGGACTTTGATAACATGGAGGGCTGCTGGCACAACGAGCACTTTTTTACAAGGATCGGTGTGTTTCAGGAGTACCTGCTCAGCATCCTGGAGCAGAAGAAGCAGAAAGTGGAAGTCAAAGTTCAACTAGGTACCAAG TTCACAGAGGAGTACCTGCGGAAGATCCCTCAAAATAACTGGCCACGTGTGATCGTGGTGGCTGATGGCTCGTGTGGAGACTCTTGCTCTGTGCTGGGCATCAGCTCAGACTACACTGTGGAGTCCTGCCATGCTTATGGAGCTAACGCTGCTATCGAGAGACTGGATCAGAGACAG GTTCCCACCCCTGAGATCAGAGCCCACAGCCTCTACTTTGACCTGTCTGCTTACGGGGTGGAGGCACTGCGAGAGCACCGAAACCCGGCATTCAAAACCGGCTTCCACCTGAAAATCTACGGCACCTTCAGAAACCGCTACATGGCCCTCGTCTGCCCTGCATCTGACACCAAGATGGTCCGCTTCCTCAGGCACACGGCCAACTCCTCT ATCATGAAGAACATTTTCCACCAGTCCTTCAATGCCTATAAGACAGACATTGAACCTCGTCTGAGCGATGTGACACTGCACCACATGCAGTGCAGCCGGCGTCTCTTTGAGATACAGTTATCTCACAGACGCATCAGTGCAGCATACATCGAGGGGGACGACGTGGCGGTGACTGTTGAGGGGGAGGCGGCACGTGTGCTCAACTTTGACACAG GTTGTGGGGTGAATCTAGGTATGCGAGGTCTGGAGTCAATGGGGTCGTTTATTTACCGAACAGCCACCGCTGTGGACCAGAACGACATTCTGGAGGCTCTGTCGGCTAAGATGCAGCACTCCAGACAGGTGGCTGAGTCCATTAAACAGACAGGCCTGGCTGAATCCATGTATGACTGA
- the prpf18 gene encoding pre-mRNA-splicing factor 18 isoform X1, with translation MDILKAEIARKRKLVEGKQLVDETKRFFKRSDLARKEQEDYYRRCGYKVQRESPESQVDKEEEEEPSTAANPVLELELTEEKLPMTLSRQEVIRRLRERGEPIRLFGESDYDAFQRLRKIEILTPEVNKGLRNDLKAAMDKIDQQYLNEIVGGTESGEGDTQHDLKVHEENTTIEELEALGKTLGTGDDHGDQDVIDKFLRFLLGVWAKDLNSREDHVKRSVQGKLASATHSQTESYLKPLFRKLRKKSLPADIKESITDIIKFMLEREYVKANDAYLQMAIGNAPWPIGVTMVGIHARTGREKIFSKHVAHVLNDETQRKYIQGLKRLMTICQKHFTTDPSKCVEYNAL, from the exons ATGGATATACTAAAAGCTGAGATCGCAAGGAAAAGGAAACTTGTGGAAGGAAAGCAGCTCGTTGAC GAAACAAAAAGATTCTTCAAAAGGTCTGATCTTGCTCGCAAGGAGCAAGAAGATTATTACAGACGATGTGGCTACAAG GTTCAGCGAGAGAGTCCTGAGAGCCAG GttgataaagaagaagaagaagagcctTCCACTGCAGCTAACCCTGTGTTAGAGCTGGAGTTAACAGAAGAGAAGCTGCCAATGACACTGTCACGACAGGAG GTAATCAGACGGCTTAGAGAACGTGGTGAACCTATCCGACTGTTTGGAGAGTCAGACTATGACGCTTTTCAGAGACTACGAAAGATTGAGATCCTGACCCCAGAAGTGAATAAG GGTTTGAGAAACGACCTAAAAGCTGCTATGGACAAGATCGACCAGCAGTACCTGAATGAGATTGTTGGAGGAACAGAGTCAGGAGAAGGGGATACACAGCATGACCTTAAAGTTCATGAAGAAAACACAACTATAGAAGAACTAGAG GCCCTTGGAAAAACTCTAGGCACAGGAGATGACCATGGAGACCAGGATGTTATTGACAAGTTTTTAAGG TTTCTTCTTGGTGTTTGGGCCAAAGATCTGAACAGTCGGGAAGATCATGTGAAGCGAAGCGTCCAGGGAAAACTGGCCAGTGCAACCCACTCACAGACAGAGTCCTACCTTAAACCTCTTTTCAGGAAGCTCAGGAAGAAG AGTTTACCAGCTGACATCAAAGAGTCAATCACAGACATCATTAAGTTCATGCTGGAGAGAGAATATGTTAAG GCAAATGATGCCTATCTGCAGATGGCCATTGGTAACGCTCCATGGCCCATTGGTGTGACTATGGTGGGTATTCATGCCCGTACAGGACGAGAAAAGATCTTCTCCAAGCACGTGGCCCACGTTCTCAACGATGAGACACAGAGAAAATACATCCAG GGACTGAAGAGGCTAATGACCATCTGCCAGAAACACTTTACAACTGATCCATCAAAGTGTGTGGAGTACAACGCTCTTTAA
- the prpf18 gene encoding pre-mRNA-splicing factor 18 isoform X2 gives MDILKAEIARKRKLVEGKQLVDETKRFFKRSDLARKEQEDYYRRCGYKVDKEEEEEPSTAANPVLELELTEEKLPMTLSRQEVIRRLRERGEPIRLFGESDYDAFQRLRKIEILTPEVNKGLRNDLKAAMDKIDQQYLNEIVGGTESGEGDTQHDLKVHEENTTIEELEALGKTLGTGDDHGDQDVIDKFLRFLLGVWAKDLNSREDHVKRSVQGKLASATHSQTESYLKPLFRKLRKKSLPADIKESITDIIKFMLEREYVKANDAYLQMAIGNAPWPIGVTMVGIHARTGREKIFSKHVAHVLNDETQRKYIQGLKRLMTICQKHFTTDPSKCVEYNAL, from the exons ATGGATATACTAAAAGCTGAGATCGCAAGGAAAAGGAAACTTGTGGAAGGAAAGCAGCTCGTTGAC GAAACAAAAAGATTCTTCAAAAGGTCTGATCTTGCTCGCAAGGAGCAAGAAGATTATTACAGACGATGTGGCTACAAG GttgataaagaagaagaagaagagcctTCCACTGCAGCTAACCCTGTGTTAGAGCTGGAGTTAACAGAAGAGAAGCTGCCAATGACACTGTCACGACAGGAG GTAATCAGACGGCTTAGAGAACGTGGTGAACCTATCCGACTGTTTGGAGAGTCAGACTATGACGCTTTTCAGAGACTACGAAAGATTGAGATCCTGACCCCAGAAGTGAATAAG GGTTTGAGAAACGACCTAAAAGCTGCTATGGACAAGATCGACCAGCAGTACCTGAATGAGATTGTTGGAGGAACAGAGTCAGGAGAAGGGGATACACAGCATGACCTTAAAGTTCATGAAGAAAACACAACTATAGAAGAACTAGAG GCCCTTGGAAAAACTCTAGGCACAGGAGATGACCATGGAGACCAGGATGTTATTGACAAGTTTTTAAGG TTTCTTCTTGGTGTTTGGGCCAAAGATCTGAACAGTCGGGAAGATCATGTGAAGCGAAGCGTCCAGGGAAAACTGGCCAGTGCAACCCACTCACAGACAGAGTCCTACCTTAAACCTCTTTTCAGGAAGCTCAGGAAGAAG AGTTTACCAGCTGACATCAAAGAGTCAATCACAGACATCATTAAGTTCATGCTGGAGAGAGAATATGTTAAG GCAAATGATGCCTATCTGCAGATGGCCATTGGTAACGCTCCATGGCCCATTGGTGTGACTATGGTGGGTATTCATGCCCGTACAGGACGAGAAAAGATCTTCTCCAAGCACGTGGCCCACGTTCTCAACGATGAGACACAGAGAAAATACATCCAG GGACTGAAGAGGCTAATGACCATCTGCCAGAAACACTTTACAACTGATCCATCAAAGTGTGTGGAGTACAACGCTCTTTAA